One Novosphingobium sp. EMRT-2 DNA segment encodes these proteins:
- a CDS encoding DUF2497 domain-containing protein: MRQAGEPSVEEILESIKKVIARDNRAESAQARARREAPAPTPAAPAARPADVLDLAEEDAEVLLAGDACDDEGDAMTDENDAPLLPETAAVSMRDSLAALSMLSQPGAQPQIVRSGETSLEGMVRDMLRPMLAEWLEKNLPGMVERMVAAEITRIVGKKG; the protein is encoded by the coding sequence ATGCGGCAGGCTGGTGAACCTTCGGTCGAGGAAATTCTCGAATCGATCAAGAAGGTGATCGCACGGGATAACCGTGCCGAATCCGCGCAGGCGCGCGCGCGGCGCGAAGCGCCCGCGCCCACCCCGGCCGCACCCGCCGCGCGGCCGGCCGATGTTCTGGATCTTGCCGAGGAGGACGCGGAGGTCCTCCTGGCAGGGGACGCGTGCGATGACGAGGGCGATGCCATGACGGACGAGAACGACGCACCGCTGCTTCCGGAAACCGCCGCGGTTTCGATGCGCGATTCGCTGGCGGCCCTGTCGATGCTGTCCCAACCGGGCGCGCAGCCGCAGATCGTCCGTTCGGGCGAGACCTCGCTGGAAGGCATGGTGCGCGACATGCTGCGCCCGATGCTGGCCGAATGGCTGGAAAAGAACCTTCCCGGCATGGTCGAACGGATGGTCGCCGCCGAAATCACGCGGATCGTCGGCAAGAAGGGCTGA
- a CDS encoding TolC family outer membrane protein translates to MTKTGRDRAGRASAWQRAALLGSAFGSALAVPAAPALADDLREALVGAYNTNPTLQAARANQRATDAGVAAAKAPGLPSLAGTATYTEFVKNSPVSFTAPARVLVGEVNAGVPVYSGGSVRNSVHAAETRVLAGQASLRGTESGVFSQTVAAYMDVIRDQAIVGLNRSNVQVLEVNLKATSDRFEIGDVTRTDVAQSNSRLALARGQLRQAEANLVTSRETYIQVVGKVPADLEAPPPLPGLPATPDDAVQIALANNPDLQAAQEQSKAAGFDTKAAGASRLPKLSLFATGDYYNYVNSLKFAENNQVVSVQPYTTAQAGVRATIPLFQGGLPAAQIRQAQAREGAALEQEIGVERQVIATVRAAYSSWKAANDVITMNQTAVDAAALSLEGVRAENTVGNRTILDILNAEQELLNAQVQLVTARRNAYVAGFNLLSAMGKAQAKDLGLDGGVLYDPEVNYDRVRNNIWDWAHDPAPVAQSTRTVDTPAQDATIPSQTAP, encoded by the coding sequence ATGACGAAAACGGGGAGGGACAGGGCCGGACGAGCAAGCGCGTGGCAGCGCGCGGCTCTGCTGGGGTCGGCGTTCGGGTCGGCGCTGGCGGTTCCGGCCGCCCCTGCCCTGGCGGACGACCTGCGCGAGGCGCTGGTCGGGGCCTATAACACCAACCCGACGCTGCAGGCCGCGCGCGCCAACCAGCGCGCCACCGACGCGGGTGTCGCCGCCGCCAAGGCTCCGGGCCTGCCCAGCCTGGCCGGTACCGCGACCTATACCGAATTCGTCAAGAACAGCCCGGTCTCGTTCACCGCGCCGGCGCGCGTGCTGGTGGGTGAGGTCAACGCCGGCGTGCCGGTCTATTCGGGCGGGTCCGTGCGCAATTCGGTCCATGCCGCCGAAACCCGCGTGCTCGCCGGCCAGGCCAGCCTGCGCGGCACCGAATCGGGCGTCTTCAGCCAGACCGTGGCCGCCTATATGGACGTGATCCGCGATCAGGCGATCGTCGGGCTCAACCGCAGCAACGTGCAGGTTCTGGAAGTGAACCTGAAGGCGACGAGCGACCGCTTCGAGATCGGCGACGTGACGCGGACCGACGTGGCGCAGTCGAATTCGCGCCTCGCGCTGGCGCGCGGGCAGTTGCGGCAGGCCGAGGCCAATCTCGTCACCAGCCGCGAAACCTACATCCAGGTGGTGGGCAAGGTGCCGGCCGATCTGGAAGCGCCGCCGCCGCTGCCGGGCCTGCCGGCCACGCCCGACGATGCGGTGCAGATTGCGCTGGCCAACAATCCCGATCTCCAGGCCGCGCAAGAACAGAGCAAGGCCGCCGGCTTCGATACCAAGGCGGCCGGCGCATCGCGGCTGCCCAAGCTCTCGCTGTTCGCCACGGGCGATTACTACAACTACGTCAACTCGCTGAAGTTTGCCGAAAATAACCAGGTCGTGTCGGTCCAGCCCTACACCACGGCGCAGGCCGGTGTGCGGGCCACGATTCCGCTGTTCCAAGGCGGTTTGCCCGCCGCGCAGATCCGCCAGGCGCAGGCGCGCGAAGGCGCGGCGCTGGAACAGGAGATCGGCGTCGAACGGCAGGTGATCGCCACCGTGCGCGCCGCCTATTCCTCGTGGAAGGCGGCGAACGACGTGATCACGATGAACCAGACGGCGGTCGACGCGGCGGCGCTGAGCCTGGAAGGCGTGCGCGCGGAAAACACCGTGGGCAACCGCACGATTCTCGACATCCTCAACGCCGAGCAGGAACTGCTCAACGCGCAGGTCCAGCTCGTTACCGCGCGGCGCAACGCCTATGTCGCCGGGTTCAACCTGCTGTCCGCCATGGGCAAGGCGCAGGCCAAGGACCTGGGGCTGGACGGCGGCGTGCTCTACGATCCCGAAGTCAACTACGACCGGGTCCGGAACAACATATGGGACTGGGCGCACGATCCCGCACCTGTCGCCCAATCCACGCGCACCGTTGACACACCGGCCCAGGATGCGACAATTCCTTCTCAGACTGCTCCGTAA
- a CDS encoding protein-L-isoaspartate O-methyltransferase, which yields MTVVEDRPMGAETGADLAPARRAMIDSQLRVSGVNDPAILAAFAAIPREDFVPAERRAVAYADRAVPLGDGAVLAPALTHGQMLTAAEPVAGDTALVIGKPGTYLAAVVGRLVGSVTLAAPGAAVDGGPYSLILIDGAIEVAPAALVAALADDGRVVTGLIERGVARLAIGRKVAGEIAFASLGEADFAALADYAAPKKWSF from the coding sequence ATGACAGTGGTGGAAGATCGGCCGATGGGCGCCGAGACCGGTGCGGACCTTGCCCCGGCGCGGCGCGCGATGATCGACAGCCAGCTCCGGGTGAGCGGTGTCAACGATCCGGCGATTCTCGCCGCTTTCGCCGCCATCCCTCGCGAGGATTTCGTGCCGGCGGAACGGCGCGCGGTGGCCTATGCCGATCGCGCGGTGCCGCTGGGCGACGGCGCGGTGTTGGCGCCGGCGCTGACGCATGGCCAGATGCTGACCGCCGCCGAACCGGTGGCCGGGGACACGGCGCTGGTGATCGGCAAGCCCGGCACCTATCTCGCCGCCGTCGTCGGCAGGCTGGTGGGTAGTGTCACGCTGGCCGCGCCGGGAGCGGCCGTGGACGGCGGCCCCTATTCGCTGATCCTGATCGATGGCGCGATCGAAGTGGCGCCCGCGGCGCTCGTGGCGGCGCTTGCCGATGACGGCCGCGTCGTGACCGGCCTGATCGAACGCGGCGTGGCGCGGCTGGCCATCGGCCGCAAGGTCGCTGGCGAAATCGCTTTCGCCAGCCTGGGCGAAGCGGATTTCGCGGCGCTGGCCGACTATGCCGCGCCGAAGAAGTGGAGCTTCTGA
- a CDS encoding fumarate hydratase has protein sequence MAEMVTIREEDLIESVADALQYISYFHPMDYIRALGEAYKAEQGPAAKDAIAQILTNSRMCAEGHRPICQDTGIVNVFIQWGQDCRLESDRSLQDVVDEGVRRAYLNPDNKLRASVLADPAFTRRNTKDNTPCVLHVDMVKGSKVSVDVAAKGGGSENKSKFKMMNPSDSIVDWVVDMLPQMGAGWCPPGMLGIGIGGTAEHCVLLAKKALMEPIDMAQLKERGPQNDIEKLRIEIFDKVNALGIGAQGLGGLSTILDVKIMDAPCHAAGKPIAMIPNCAATRHAHFTLDGSGPSFLERPKLDEWPEVHWAPDSAAKRVDLDSLTSEEVQGWKAGDRLLLNGRMLTGRDAAHKRIKDMLAKGEELPVDFKGRVIYYVGPVDPVRDEVVGPAGPTTATRMDSFSDQMLDLGLLASVGKAERGPAATQSIANHKSAYLMAVGGAAYLVARAIKEAKVVGFADLGMEAIYEFTVQDMPVTVAVDSEGQNVHQLAPLVWKKKIAEEGLLPA, from the coding sequence ATGGCGGAAATGGTGACAATCCGGGAAGAAGACCTGATCGAAAGCGTCGCCGACGCGCTGCAATACATCAGCTACTTTCATCCGATGGACTATATCCGCGCGCTGGGCGAAGCCTACAAGGCCGAGCAAGGCCCGGCGGCGAAGGACGCCATCGCCCAGATCCTGACCAACAGCCGCATGTGCGCCGAAGGCCACCGGCCGATCTGCCAGGACACCGGCATCGTCAACGTGTTCATCCAGTGGGGGCAGGATTGCCGGCTCGAATCCGACCGGTCGCTGCAGGACGTGGTCGATGAAGGCGTGCGCCGCGCCTACCTGAATCCCGACAACAAGCTGCGCGCCTCGGTGCTGGCCGATCCCGCCTTCACCCGCCGCAACACCAAGGACAACACGCCCTGCGTGCTCCATGTCGACATGGTGAAGGGCAGCAAGGTTTCGGTCGATGTCGCAGCCAAGGGCGGAGGCTCGGAAAACAAGTCCAAGTTCAAGATGATGAACCCCAGCGATTCGATCGTCGACTGGGTGGTGGACATGCTGCCGCAGATGGGCGCGGGCTGGTGCCCGCCCGGCATGCTCGGCATCGGCATCGGTGGCACCGCGGAACATTGCGTGCTGCTGGCCAAGAAGGCGCTGATGGAACCGATCGACATGGCCCAGCTCAAGGAGCGCGGTCCGCAGAACGACATCGAGAAGCTGCGCATCGAGATCTTCGACAAGGTCAACGCGCTCGGCATCGGCGCGCAGGGCCTGGGCGGGCTTTCGACGATCCTCGACGTCAAGATCATGGACGCGCCGTGCCACGCCGCCGGCAAGCCGATCGCGATGATCCCCAACTGCGCCGCCACGCGCCACGCGCACTTCACGCTCGACGGCTCCGGCCCCAGCTTCCTCGAACGCCCCAAGCTCGACGAATGGCCCGAAGTCCACTGGGCGCCCGACAGCGCGGCGAAGCGCGTCGATCTCGACAGCCTGACGTCTGAAGAGGTGCAGGGCTGGAAGGCGGGCGATCGCCTGCTGCTCAACGGCCGGATGCTGACCGGCCGCGATGCCGCGCACAAGCGGATCAAAGACATGCTCGCGAAGGGCGAGGAGCTGCCCGTCGATTTCAAGGGCCGCGTGATCTACTACGTCGGCCCGGTCGATCCGGTGCGCGACGAAGTGGTCGGCCCGGCCGGCCCCACCACCGCCACCCGCATGGACAGCTTCTCCGACCAGATGCTCGACCTGGGCCTGCTGGCCAGCGTGGGCAAGGCGGAGCGCGGCCCTGCGGCCACGCAGTCTATCGCCAACCACAAGTCTGCTTACCTCATGGCGGTCGGCGGCGCGGCCTACCTTGTCGCGCGCGCGATCAAGGAAGCGAAAGTCGTGGGCTTCGCGGATCTGGGCATGGAAGCGATCTACGAATTCACCGTGCAGGACATGCCGGTGACGGTGGCCGTCGACAGCGAAGGCCAGAACGTGCACCAGCTTGCCCCGCTGGTGTGGAAGAAGAAGATCGCCGAGGAAGGCCTGCTGCCCGCCTGA
- a CDS encoding LytTR family DNA-binding domain-containing protein, which produces MRTLIVDDEPLAVERMQILCSRLPAITVVGTASDGAAALRLVEALTPDLILLDMTMPEVDGLSVARQLSGQAQRPAVIFVTAHDHFAVEAFDLDAVDYVLKPVAQDRLERAIERALARIANGAATPTTEPSAAAPSKGDWIEEFWVPHRSELVRVAAADIERIDAERDYVRLHVGPRSYLMLHTIQGLENRLDPDRFIRLHRSTIVRRDRINGLRHDGLGVWSAELADGTPLRIGRTYLAKAKAMAGR; this is translated from the coding sequence ATGCGAACCCTGATCGTGGACGACGAGCCGCTGGCGGTGGAACGGATGCAGATCCTCTGTTCGCGCCTGCCCGCGATCACCGTGGTCGGCACCGCCAGCGATGGCGCGGCGGCACTGCGGCTGGTCGAGGCGCTGACGCCCGACCTGATCCTGCTCGACATGACGATGCCCGAAGTGGACGGCCTTTCGGTGGCGCGCCAGCTTTCCGGCCAGGCGCAGCGGCCGGCGGTGATCTTCGTGACCGCGCACGATCACTTCGCCGTGGAAGCCTTCGACCTCGATGCGGTGGACTATGTGCTGAAGCCTGTTGCGCAGGACCGGCTGGAACGCGCGATCGAGCGCGCGCTGGCCCGGATCGCCAATGGAGCCGCCACCCCCACCACGGAACCATCGGCCGCCGCGCCGTCCAAGGGTGACTGGATCGAGGAATTCTGGGTGCCGCACCGCTCCGAACTGGTCCGCGTCGCCGCCGCCGACATCGAGCGCATCGATGCCGAGCGCGACTATGTGCGGCTGCACGTGGGGCCACGCAGCTACCTGATGCTGCACACGATCCAGGGCCTGGAAAATCGGCTCGATCCCGATCGCTTCATCCGCCTGCACCGCTCGACGATCGTGCGACGGGACCGGATCAACGGGTTGCGGCATGATGGCCTTGGCGTCTGGTCGGCGGAACTGGCGGATGGCACGCCGCTCCGGATCGGACGCACCTATCTGGCCAAGGCCAAGGCGATGGCAGGACGCTGA
- a CDS encoding YifB family Mg chelatase-like AAA ATPase: MVALVSTVAYLGLDARAVEVQCQIAPGLPAFRLVGLPDKAVGESRERVQSALAALGLALPPKRITINLSPADLPKEGSHYDLPVALALLAAMGVVDREQIADYLAVGELALDGRIIASPGVLLAALHASGADKGLICPAAQGTEARWASGIDVIAAPNLVSLLNHLKGTQRLPPPTPGEADPPRRMADLRQVKGQETAKRALEIAAAGGHNLLMIGPPGAGKSLMASCLPGILPELTPAEALEVSMVASVAGLLEDGRISRARPFRCPHHSASMAALTGGGLRVRPGEVSLAHLGVLFLDELPEFQRAVLDSLRQPLEAGEVSVARANAHVTFPARVQLVAAMNPCRCGHLGDPALGCSRAPKCAADYQSKVSGPLLDRIDLHVEVDPVSAADLALPPPAEGSDEVAARVTAARAIQTARLAGSGRRNNAELDGELLDRHATPDEPGRRLLLQAAEAMRLSARGYTRMLRVARTIADLCGAETVGRVHVAEALSYRRMAPRA, translated from the coding sequence ATGGTCGCGCTGGTTTCGACAGTGGCCTATCTGGGGCTGGACGCCCGCGCGGTGGAAGTCCAGTGCCAGATCGCGCCGGGCCTGCCCGCGTTCCGGCTGGTCGGCCTGCCCGACAAGGCGGTGGGCGAAAGCCGCGAGCGGGTGCAGTCCGCGCTCGCCGCATTGGGGCTGGCCCTGCCGCCCAAGCGCATCACCATCAACCTTTCACCGGCCGACCTGCCCAAGGAAGGCTCGCATTACGACCTGCCGGTCGCGCTGGCGCTGCTGGCGGCGATGGGCGTGGTCGATCGCGAACAGATCGCGGACTATCTGGCCGTGGGCGAACTGGCGCTGGACGGGCGGATCATCGCCAGCCCCGGTGTACTTCTGGCGGCGCTTCATGCCAGCGGGGCGGACAAGGGCCTGATCTGCCCCGCCGCGCAAGGCACCGAGGCGCGCTGGGCCAGCGGGATCGACGTGATCGCCGCGCCAAATCTCGTCTCGCTCCTCAACCACCTGAAAGGCACGCAGCGCTTGCCCCCGCCTACGCCGGGCGAGGCCGATCCGCCGCGCCGCATGGCGGACCTGCGGCAGGTGAAAGGCCAGGAAACCGCCAAGCGCGCGCTGGAGATCGCGGCGGCGGGCGGGCACAACCTGCTGATGATCGGCCCGCCGGGCGCGGGCAAATCGCTGATGGCATCGTGCCTGCCCGGCATCCTGCCCGAACTGACGCCGGCCGAGGCGCTGGAAGTCTCGATGGTCGCTTCGGTCGCCGGGCTGCTGGAGGACGGGCGGATCAGCCGCGCGCGCCCGTTCCGCTGCCCGCACCATTCCGCCTCGATGGCGGCGCTGACCGGCGGGGGCCTGCGCGTGCGGCCGGGCGAGGTCAGCCTGGCGCACCTGGGCGTGCTGTTCCTTGACGAACTGCCCGAATTCCAGCGCGCGGTGCTCGATTCGCTGCGCCAGCCGCTGGAAGCGGGCGAAGTCTCGGTGGCGCGGGCCAATGCCCATGTCACCTTCCCCGCGCGCGTCCAGCTGGTCGCGGCGATGAACCCGTGCCGCTGCGGCCATCTCGGCGATCCGGCGCTCGGGTGCAGCCGCGCGCCGAAATGCGCGGCGGACTATCAGTCCAAGGTGTCCGGCCCGCTGCTCGACCGGATCGACCTGCATGTCGAGGTCGATCCGGTGTCCGCGGCCGATCTCGCCTTGCCGCCGCCGGCGGAAGGATCGGACGAGGTGGCCGCCCGTGTGACGGCCGCGCGCGCGATCCAGACGGCGCGGCTGGCGGGCAGCGGGCGGCGCAATAATGCTGAGCTCGATGGCGAGTTGCTCGATCGCCACGCCACCCCGGACGAGCCGGGCCGCAGGCTGTTGTTGCAGGCGGCGGAAGCGATGCGGCTGTCGGCGCGGGGCTATACCCGGATGCTGCGTGTGGCGCGCACGATCGCCGATCTCTGCGGCGCGGAGACGGTCGGCCGCGTCCACGTCGCCGAAGCGCTCAGTTATCGCCGCATGGCGCCGCGCGCGTGA